The following proteins are co-located in the Maridesulfovibrio sp. genome:
- the mfd gene encoding transcription-repair coupling factor, producing MSLPAQLSAFASGSGDNLRVFKSGHGTQAFTAHNLHSRGESVVLVAPGAREYSELKALLTLFSRNELEQKGKVIPSWERDWVFLPPYLSKNPAASDWAERWAALHALTRGGRQSVLMTADNLLPKWPSPDILENNYIVLAKGEEMDPELLMEQAVTWGYTRTKLVSGYGEMSMRGDILDIYAPGYDLPVRLEFFGDILEEIRVFDPSSQRSKADLDEVTLLPVAPAMLTGNHIDEAEKLWTQLKKTGEISSEGYTRLLEKAENADGMIWPGLFYPEAVDLKAFFPQKSVYVLSSASNLRSKLQDQEYSWKTFLLDKSAHNGCKWPMHVICWNDERARGNWRDERQIVFEDLVIGREKDGIDLSERGISAFTDIFWKPEQVKRPWAALVAALKEWKKERFQTVLSFRTERSRKKFLSLIEPEQLTIATEYSPLNKGIYALVSPLKHGMELEWNQTVILGEDVIQPQAATGTRSRDKAFEGMTSYEDLLLEDLLVHRDYGLSRFGGLHHMNVGDVANDYLLLFFDSEDKLYVPVDRLNLVQKYKGPEGSCPVLDKLGGARWAKTREKARKAIEKIAGELVEMYAYRKIAKGYAYGPLDEMYWEFESTFGFEETPDQEKAIQDVFRDMESPEPMDRLVCGDVGFGKTEVALRAAFRAVLDGKQVVLLCPTTVLAEQHYQTFVQRMEGFPVTVGMLSRFVPKSRQKRVLEQMAAGELDILIGTHRVLSKDVEAPNLGLLILDEEQRFGVRHKERVKEMRKNIDALTLTATPIPRTLQLSLSGVRSLSTIETPPVDRKPVETALIERDEAMLASVVARELERGGQVFWVHNRVQGLERVIEFVKKLAPDAKIGMAHGQMTEKNLEETIHKFWHKELDILVATAIIESGLDFPNANTLIVDQAQMFGLGQLYQLRGRVGRSTRQAYAYFAVSSLDSLSEKAKRRMQIILQLDYLGAGFKVAMEDLRLRGAGNILGEVQSGQMAKVGLDLFLEMLDEEVRRIKGDDSAQVSDPEMNFVFKAHLPEDFVPDARERLRYYRALSSADSEAGIEELAAEIKDRFGHFPEEVENFISVLYLKRTLARLGVVRADLFPTRVILTWAENNNPVDPAKLIAWIGEQGDKAKLKPPAALEVRLDQNVSISKGLDSICKKLEPLL from the coding sequence TTGTCCTTACCAGCTCAGCTCTCCGCTTTCGCTTCCGGAAGTGGTGATAACTTACGTGTTTTTAAAAGCGGCCACGGAACGCAAGCCTTTACAGCTCACAACCTGCATTCAAGGGGAGAGTCGGTTGTTCTTGTTGCTCCGGGAGCTCGCGAATATTCGGAACTTAAGGCCTTGCTAACTCTGTTCAGCCGTAACGAGCTTGAACAGAAGGGTAAAGTAATTCCTTCATGGGAACGGGATTGGGTCTTTCTGCCACCGTATCTGAGCAAGAATCCGGCTGCTTCAGATTGGGCTGAGCGTTGGGCTGCACTGCATGCACTTACTCGAGGAGGAAGGCAGTCCGTTTTAATGACTGCTGACAACCTGCTGCCCAAATGGCCTTCTCCGGATATTCTGGAGAACAATTATATTGTTCTTGCGAAGGGTGAAGAAATGGACCCTGAGCTGCTCATGGAACAGGCGGTTACATGGGGCTATACAAGGACTAAACTTGTTTCCGGGTATGGCGAGATGTCCATGCGCGGGGATATTCTTGATATTTATGCTCCGGGATATGATTTACCGGTACGTCTTGAATTTTTCGGTGACATTCTGGAAGAAATACGTGTTTTTGACCCGTCATCGCAAAGATCAAAGGCTGATCTGGACGAAGTAACCCTGCTTCCGGTCGCTCCGGCAATGCTGACCGGTAATCATATAGATGAAGCTGAAAAACTTTGGACCCAGCTGAAAAAGACCGGAGAGATTTCATCGGAAGGTTATACTCGCTTGCTCGAAAAAGCGGAAAACGCCGACGGCATGATCTGGCCCGGACTTTTTTATCCTGAAGCAGTCGACCTTAAAGCTTTCTTCCCGCAAAAATCCGTATACGTGCTTTCCTCTGCATCCAACCTGCGGTCCAAGCTACAGGATCAGGAATATAGCTGGAAAACTTTTTTGTTGGATAAATCAGCGCATAATGGCTGTAAGTGGCCCATGCATGTTATCTGCTGGAATGATGAAAGGGCCCGCGGAAATTGGCGCGATGAACGCCAGATAGTTTTTGAAGATCTGGTTATCGGCCGAGAAAAAGACGGTATTGATCTTTCGGAGCGGGGCATATCCGCATTCACAGATATTTTTTGGAAGCCGGAGCAGGTCAAGCGCCCTTGGGCTGCGCTGGTAGCGGCATTAAAAGAGTGGAAAAAAGAGCGTTTTCAAACAGTACTCAGTTTCCGTACCGAACGTTCCCGCAAAAAATTTCTTTCCCTCATCGAACCGGAACAACTTACCATTGCAACAGAATATTCCCCTCTGAACAAAGGTATTTATGCTCTTGTTTCTCCTTTGAAACATGGGATGGAGCTGGAATGGAACCAGACGGTAATCCTCGGCGAAGATGTAATTCAGCCGCAGGCCGCAACAGGTACCCGCAGCCGCGATAAAGCTTTTGAGGGCATGACCAGCTATGAGGATCTATTGCTTGAAGATCTGCTGGTACATCGCGATTACGGTCTTTCACGGTTCGGCGGGCTGCATCATATGAATGTTGGTGATGTGGCTAACGATTATCTGTTGTTGTTCTTTGATTCCGAGGACAAACTGTATGTCCCGGTAGACCGGTTGAATCTTGTTCAGAAATACAAGGGACCGGAAGGATCGTGCCCTGTTCTTGATAAACTTGGTGGAGCTCGCTGGGCTAAAACCCGCGAAAAAGCCCGCAAGGCTATCGAAAAGATCGCCGGAGAACTGGTCGAGATGTACGCCTACCGCAAGATTGCCAAGGGGTATGCATACGGTCCTCTGGATGAGATGTATTGGGAATTTGAATCCACTTTCGGATTCGAGGAAACCCCGGATCAGGAAAAAGCCATTCAGGATGTATTTCGTGACATGGAAAGCCCTGAACCCATGGACCGCCTCGTTTGCGGAGATGTGGGCTTTGGTAAGACCGAGGTTGCTTTGCGTGCTGCTTTCAGAGCTGTATTGGACGGTAAGCAGGTTGTTTTGCTTTGCCCCACAACAGTTCTTGCAGAACAGCATTACCAGACCTTTGTTCAGCGCATGGAAGGATTTCCGGTCACTGTGGGTATGCTCAGTCGGTTTGTGCCCAAGTCCCGTCAGAAGCGCGTTCTGGAGCAGATGGCAGCAGGGGAACTAGATATCCTTATCGGGACTCATCGTGTTCTTTCCAAGGATGTTGAAGCACCGAACCTCGGTTTGCTTATTCTTGATGAAGAACAGCGTTTCGGTGTGCGCCATAAGGAAAGAGTCAAAGAAATGCGCAAGAATATTGATGCGCTGACCCTGACCGCAACACCAATCCCCCGTACTTTGCAGCTTTCTCTTTCCGGCGTACGCAGTCTGAGTACTATTGAAACCCCTCCGGTGGACCGCAAGCCGGTTGAGACCGCGCTAATTGAACGTGATGAAGCTATGCTTGCATCCGTTGTCGCCCGTGAACTTGAACGCGGCGGACAGGTCTTCTGGGTTCATAACCGTGTTCAGGGCCTCGAACGGGTTATCGAGTTTGTTAAGAAGCTTGCCCCGGATGCTAAAATCGGTATGGCTCACGGGCAAATGACCGAAAAGAATCTGGAAGAGACTATCCATAAATTTTGGCATAAAGAACTGGATATCCTTGTTGCAACAGCAATTATTGAATCCGGACTTGATTTTCCCAATGCCAACACTTTGATTGTTGATCAGGCGCAGATGTTCGGTCTTGGCCAGCTCTACCAGCTTCGCGGCAGGGTAGGACGCAGTACCCGTCAGGCTTATGCATATTTTGCGGTTTCGTCGTTGGATTCCCTTTCTGAGAAAGCCAAGCGGAGAATGCAGATTATCCTGCAGCTCGATTACCTTGGCGCCGGATTCAAAGTTGCCATGGAAGACCTGCGTTTACGCGGAGCAGGTAATATTCTGGGTGAGGTTCAATCCGGACAGATGGCCAAGGTCGGCCTTGATCTATTCCTTGAAATGCTTGACGAAGAAGTGCGCAGGATTAAAGGCGATGATTCCGCACAGGTCAGTGATCCTGAAATGAATTTTGTGTTCAAGGCACATCTTCCGGAAGATTTTGTTCCCGATGCACGTGAGCGTTTACGCTATTACCGTGCTCTTTCCTCTGCGGACAGTGAAGCCGGAATAGAAGAGCTTGCTGCTGAGATCAAAGACCGCTTCGGACATTTTCCGGAAGAGGTTGAAAATTTTATTTCCGTGCTTTACCTCAAACGTACCCTTGCTCGTTTAGGTGTTGTCCGGGCAGATCTTTTCCCGACAAGGGTTATCCTGACATGGGCTGAGAATAATAATCCTGTTGATCCGGCTAAATTGATTGCCTGGATTGGAGAGCAGGGAGATAAGGCAAAACTTAAGCCCCCGGCAGCTCTTGAAGTTCGTCTTGACCAAAATGTTTCCATATCAAAAGGTCTTGATTCTATTTGCAAAAAACTTGAACCGTTACTTTAA
- a CDS encoding chemotaxis protein CheW codes for MEEGKKIALDAELIQLVTFSIGEEEFGVDILKVQEIIRTMEITKVPRAPQFVEGVINLRGKVIPIIDLRSKFGLQFREHDQHTRIIVIEINDMIVGFVVDSVSEVLRIPASTVEPPPPVVSGLESEYISGVGKLEDRLLILLDLNRLLSNEEQEQLAQV; via the coding sequence ATGGAAGAAGGTAAGAAAATTGCGCTTGACGCTGAATTGATTCAGCTGGTTACCTTCAGTATCGGTGAAGAAGAATTCGGTGTCGATATTCTCAAGGTTCAAGAGATTATCAGAACCATGGAAATTACCAAGGTTCCCAGAGCGCCACAATTCGTTGAGGGTGTAATTAACCTTCGCGGTAAAGTTATTCCCATTATCGATCTTAGAAGCAAGTTCGGTTTGCAGTTCCGCGAACACGATCAGCATACCAGAATTATTGTTATTGAAATCAACGATATGATTGTAGGTTTTGTTGTTGACTCCGTTTCCGAAGTCCTGAGAATTCCCGCATCCACCGTTGAACCGCCGCCGCCTGTTGTTTCCGGTCTTGAATCCGAATACATCAGCGGGGTAGGTAAGCTTGAAGACAGGCTTCTTATCCTGCTTGACCTGAACAGACTCCTGTCCAACGAAGAACAGGAACAGCTTGCTCAGGTATAG
- a CDS encoding NAD(P)H-hydrate dehydratase — protein MFSPLPTPAEMSNWDKVTINEIGIRGEILMENAGREAVFALLKGYGDVSGKKILIIAGSGNNGGDGFVMGRMLADLGAEVLILHTVPKSKYKGDAAYMLKVAARLGVNMKFFRATEKVILPEADIIIDALLGTGFSGELRPFAHAIVHAINETKNSFIFAVDIPSGLNGLTGQPQPVAVQAQLTVTFEEAKIGLALPHADAYTGTLVVTHIGIPNEVKYKHPATHLLIRENALEFIPEPSPAMHKGNSGHILLIGASKGLTGALHLAGISALRAGAGLVTMACPDGLAAEVKAGKPELMTKGLGSGDQWNDQMIAELLRELEKYDALVIGPGLGREKGALDLVEAIVKHGHPPAVFDADALYAFAKRPELLKRIVENSILTPHPGEMARMVNSSIPEVEAERINTAREFATASKTILVLKGAGTIIGCPDGQVVVSPLSAPNLAAAGSGDILAGMGGALLAKGIPAMQSACIAVYWHGLAGQYLAENFPYRGNIATEIADVLPQVLKEELC, from the coding sequence ATGTTCTCACCGCTTCCTACTCCCGCAGAAATGTCCAACTGGGACAAAGTCACTATCAATGAAATAGGCATCAGGGGTGAAATACTGATGGAGAATGCCGGACGCGAGGCTGTTTTCGCCCTGCTTAAGGGCTATGGCGATGTGTCCGGTAAAAAGATTCTGATCATTGCCGGATCAGGCAATAACGGCGGAGACGGCTTTGTCATGGGACGCATGCTGGCTGATCTGGGTGCGGAAGTCCTGATCCTACACACGGTTCCCAAGAGTAAGTATAAAGGCGATGCAGCTTACATGCTTAAGGTTGCCGCACGGCTGGGCGTGAACATGAAATTTTTTCGAGCTACGGAAAAGGTGATTTTACCTGAAGCTGATATAATTATTGATGCCCTGCTCGGAACTGGTTTTTCCGGAGAACTGCGCCCCTTTGCCCATGCAATAGTTCATGCAATCAACGAAACCAAAAACAGTTTTATCTTTGCAGTGGATATTCCTTCCGGCTTGAACGGGCTGACCGGACAGCCTCAACCTGTTGCTGTACAGGCCCAACTGACTGTAACGTTTGAGGAGGCTAAAATTGGTCTTGCCTTGCCCCATGCGGATGCATACACTGGCACTTTAGTGGTCACTCACATTGGTATTCCCAATGAGGTAAAATACAAGCATCCGGCTACACACCTGCTGATCAGGGAAAATGCGCTTGAATTTATCCCTGAGCCCTCCCCTGCCATGCATAAGGGAAATTCCGGGCACATATTGCTGATTGGAGCTTCCAAGGGCCTCACAGGAGCGCTGCATCTGGCAGGCATATCCGCCCTGCGTGCAGGAGCCGGATTGGTAACCATGGCCTGCCCTGACGGATTGGCTGCAGAAGTAAAAGCCGGGAAACCGGAATTGATGACTAAAGGGCTTGGCTCCGGCGATCAGTGGAATGATCAGATGATCGCAGAACTGCTTCGGGAACTGGAAAAATACGATGCGTTGGTCATTGGACCGGGATTGGGACGTGAAAAAGGAGCACTTGATTTGGTGGAAGCCATAGTCAAGCACGGACACCCGCCTGCAGTGTTTGATGCCGATGCTCTTTATGCTTTTGCCAAGCGCCCTGAGCTGCTTAAACGGATAGTTGAAAATTCAATTCTCACCCCGCATCCCGGCGAGATGGCCCGTATGGTCAACAGCAGTATTCCCGAAGTTGAAGCTGAACGAATCAACACCGCACGGGAGTTTGCGACAGCAAGCAAAACCATACTCGTGCTTAAGGGGGCAGGTACAATCATCGGCTGCCCGGATGGACAGGTTGTTGTATCACCGCTTTCCGCCCCCAACCTTGCGGCAGCAGGGTCCGGAGATATTCTGGCCGGTATGGGCGGAGCTTTGTTGGCAAAAGGAATTCCTGCTATGCAAAGTGCCTGTATCGCGGTATACTGGCATGGACTGGCAGGACAGTATCTGGCTGAAAATTTTCCGTATCGAGGAAACATCGCAACTGAAATAGCGGACGTGCTCCCTCAAGTGCTCAAGGAGGAATTATGCTGA
- a CDS encoding aspartate kinase has protein sequence MNIVVQKFGGTSVRNLECMKQVLEKVMVPYEKGNKVIVVLSAMAGETNRLIDLAYEWSEKPDLAEMDSLVSTGEQVSVALFAMLLKDRGIKARSLLGFQVPIKTDSAYSRARILDIDRDKIEEMLQENDILVMAGFQGCDEGKRITTLGRGGSDTSAVAMAAAIEADVCEIFTDVPGVFTTDPNICTMARKLDHVSYDEMLEMASMGAKVLQIRSVEFAKKYNVKVHVRSTFSDEIGTYVTQEDKNMESVLVSGIAYDKDQARVTLAKVKDEPGVSATLFTPLADAGILVDMIVQNPSRDGRTDMTFTIPRGDLKQTLEIIDEIKDPMGAQDILYDQHVCKVSVIGVGMRNHSGVASKAFQALRDENINILMISTSEIKITCLIEEKYTELAIRTLHNTFGLDKSGSDENSL, from the coding sequence ATGAACATCGTAGTACAGAAATTCGGTGGAACCTCGGTCAGGAACCTCGAATGCATGAAGCAAGTACTGGAAAAAGTCATGGTGCCTTACGAAAAAGGCAACAAAGTTATCGTAGTCCTCTCAGCAATGGCCGGTGAAACAAACCGGTTGATTGATCTGGCTTATGAATGGTCCGAAAAACCGGATCTGGCCGAAATGGACTCTCTGGTATCAACCGGTGAACAAGTTTCAGTAGCCCTGTTTGCCATGCTTCTCAAAGATCGCGGAATCAAAGCCCGCTCTCTGCTGGGTTTTCAGGTTCCCATTAAAACAGACTCTGCCTATTCCCGCGCACGTATCCTTGATATTGATCGTGATAAAATCGAAGAAATGCTGCAGGAAAATGATATACTGGTCATGGCCGGTTTTCAGGGCTGTGACGAAGGTAAACGAATTACCACCCTTGGCCGCGGCGGCTCCGATACATCCGCAGTAGCAATGGCCGCAGCCATTGAAGCTGATGTCTGTGAAATTTTTACTGATGTTCCGGGCGTATTCACTACCGACCCCAACATCTGCACTATGGCCCGCAAGCTGGATCATGTTTCCTATGATGAGATGCTTGAAATGGCCAGTATGGGCGCAAAAGTACTACAGATTCGTTCAGTTGAATTTGCTAAAAAATATAATGTTAAAGTCCATGTCCGCTCTACTTTCAGCGATGAGATCGGAACATACGTCACTCAGGAGGATAAGAATATGGAATCAGTACTTGTTTCCGGAATTGCATATGACAAGGATCAGGCCCGCGTAACTCTAGCTAAAGTTAAAGATGAACCGGGCGTATCCGCAACACTGTTTACTCCTCTTGCAGACGCAGGTATTCTTGTCGATATGATTGTCCAGAACCCCAGCCGTGACGGCCGCACTGACATGACTTTCACCATTCCCAGAGGGGACCTGAAGCAGACCCTCGAAATTATTGATGAGATCAAAGACCCCATGGGAGCTCAGGACATTCTGTACGATCAGCATGTTTGCAAGGTTTCCGTTATCGGTGTTGGAATGCGTAACCATTCCGGTGTTGCATCCAAGGCATTTCAAGCACTGCGTGACGAGAACATCAACATCCTGATGATCAGCACATCCGAAATTAAAATTACCTGCCTAATTGAAGAAAAATATACTGAACTGGCCATAAGAACGCTCCACAACACGTTCGGGCTCGATAAATCGGGGTCCGATGAAAACTCACTTTAG
- the tsaE gene encoding tRNA (adenosine(37)-N6)-threonylcarbamoyltransferase complex ATPase subunit type 1 TsaE produces the protein MSNDKLIINLPDVEATLKLGSTLASFFLETKKLVPIFLNGDLGAGKTTFVRALVESFPGAQNAEVSSPSFNILNIYPTKPQVAHFDLYRLEGQTPDDDFFDLLSDKKTLTVVEWIQYLNIEFWPESALLFTWTPAASGRTIELTLHGSATSLYEELASFLKSFQ, from the coding sequence ATGAGTAATGATAAATTGATCATCAATCTGCCGGATGTGGAGGCGACTTTAAAACTCGGCTCCACTCTGGCTTCTTTTTTTCTGGAAACTAAAAAACTGGTCCCCATCTTCCTGAACGGCGACCTTGGAGCGGGAAAAACAACTTTTGTTCGTGCGCTTGTAGAATCTTTCCCCGGTGCGCAAAACGCAGAAGTAAGCAGTCCCAGTTTCAATATTCTTAATATTTACCCAACAAAACCTCAGGTTGCGCATTTTGACCTCTATAGACTGGAAGGTCAGACTCCTGATGATGATTTCTTTGATTTATTAAGTGATAAAAAAACTTTGACAGTTGTAGAGTGGATTCAGTATCTGAATATTGAATTCTGGCCTGAAAGCGCACTGCTCTTCACTTGGACCCCTGCCGCATCCGGCAGAACAATAGAATTGACCCTGCATGGTTCAGCGACCTCCCTCTATGAAGAGCTTGCCTCATTTCTCAAGTCATTCCAATAA
- a CDS encoding UDP-glucose/GDP-mannose dehydrogenase family protein: MNICIVGTGYVGLVSAACFAEMGNHVWCVDVNPDVVETLKQGKIHIFEPGLDVLVKRNYEDERLFFTTDLKEGLAKAKMVFICVGTPCGADGSCDLSYVETVARQVGQNMTEPKIIVDKSTVPVGTADKVRATIQEELDKRGLDIDFDVASNPEFLKEGDAVSDFMKPDRVVVGTENEETRKQFETLYAPYARSREKLIFMGTRSAEMTKYAANCMLATKISFINEIAGICEKVDANVREVRLGIGSDHRIGYYFIYPGVGYGGSCFPKDVKALINTAREVGAKPELIEAVDSVNNRQKKMLSRKILDYFEPQGGVKGKTLALWGLAFKANTDDMRESSALSIIEELTSAGMKIKAFDPVAHKKAAEILSDNDLVEIVHNQYEVLGGADALAVVTDWNQFRNPDFDRVKESLNAPLVFDGRNLYDPAYLGSCGFAYFSVGRRPVGTED; encoded by the coding sequence ATGAACATTTGTATTGTAGGGACCGGATATGTGGGTCTGGTCAGCGCGGCGTGTTTTGCTGAAATGGGTAACCACGTATGGTGCGTGGATGTTAATCCTGATGTAGTAGAAACCCTCAAGCAGGGAAAAATTCATATTTTTGAACCCGGCCTTGATGTCCTTGTTAAGCGTAACTACGAAGACGAAAGACTTTTCTTTACCACCGATCTTAAAGAAGGGCTGGCAAAAGCCAAGATGGTTTTCATCTGCGTTGGTACACCTTGTGGTGCCGACGGCAGTTGTGATCTTAGTTATGTTGAGACTGTAGCCCGTCAGGTCGGTCAGAATATGACTGAGCCTAAAATCATTGTAGATAAATCCACCGTCCCCGTTGGAACTGCTGATAAAGTTCGGGCCACCATTCAGGAAGAGCTGGATAAGCGCGGTCTGGATATTGATTTTGATGTGGCGTCCAACCCTGAATTCCTCAAAGAAGGTGATGCTGTCAGCGATTTCATGAAGCCTGACCGGGTTGTAGTCGGTACTGAAAATGAAGAAACCCGCAAGCAGTTCGAAACTCTTTACGCACCTTATGCCCGCAGCCGTGAAAAACTTATCTTCATGGGGACCAGAAGTGCTGAGATGACCAAGTATGCAGCAAACTGCATGCTGGCAACCAAAATTTCCTTTATCAACGAAATTGCCGGAATCTGCGAGAAAGTCGATGCAAACGTACGCGAAGTTCGTTTGGGCATCGGTTCTGACCACCGCATCGGGTACTACTTCATTTACCCCGGAGTAGGGTATGGTGGATCTTGCTTTCCTAAAGACGTAAAGGCTTTGATCAACACCGCCAGGGAAGTAGGTGCAAAGCCTGAACTTATCGAGGCTGTAGATTCCGTTAACAACCGCCAGAAAAAAATGCTCTCCAGAAAAATTCTGGACTATTTTGAACCTCAGGGCGGTGTTAAAGGTAAAACCCTTGCATTGTGGGGGCTTGCATTTAAAGCCAATACTGATGATATGCGTGAATCTTCCGCTCTTTCTATTATTGAAGAGCTGACTTCCGCAGGAATGAAAATTAAAGCATTCGATCCTGTTGCACACAAGAAAGCCGCAGAGATTCTGAGTGATAATGATCTGGTGGAGATTGTCCACAACCAGTATGAAGTGCTTGGAGGTGCTGATGCCCTTGCTGTTGTTACTGACTGGAACCAATTCAGGAACCCCGATTTTGACAGGGTAAAAGAGTCTCTCAATGCACCGCTGGTTTTTGACGGCAGAAACCTTTATGATCCTGCCTACCTTGGAAGCTGCGGTTTTGCTTACTTCAGCGTAGGCCGCCGTCCGGTTGGAACTGAAGATTAG
- a CDS encoding CBS domain-containing protein, whose amino-acid sequence MLKAKDIMTSGALTLEPDTDVATAAKLMLEKHLNGLPVVDRSGKLIGVLCQSDLVAQQKTISMPSLFTILDGFISFSSNEDLEREVNKIAATKVEHAMTPNPITIEPDTSIEKIADLMVERKFYTLPVVENGKLVGVVGKEDVLKVLAK is encoded by the coding sequence ATGCTGAAAGCGAAAGACATCATGACTTCCGGTGCTCTCACCCTCGAACCTGATACCGATGTTGCAACCGCAGCAAAGCTCATGCTTGAAAAACACCTGAACGGGCTGCCTGTGGTAGACCGTAGCGGAAAGCTGATCGGGGTTCTCTGTCAGAGTGATCTTGTGGCGCAACAGAAAACCATATCCATGCCTTCCCTGTTCACCATACTTGACGGTTTCATTTCCTTCTCCTCCAACGAGGATCTTGAGCGGGAAGTGAACAAAATTGCGGCTACCAAGGTCGAACACGCCATGACCCCGAATCCAATAACCATTGAACCTGACACCAGCATCGAAAAGATTGCCGATCTCATGGTCGAAAGAAAGTTTTATACCCTGCCGGTTGTTGAAAACGGCAAGCTGGTTGGCGTTGTCGGTAAAGAAGACGTTTTAAAGGTTTTAGCTAAGTAA
- a CDS encoding pyridoxine 5'-phosphate synthase, translated as MPFLCVNVDHVATIRQARLGIEPDPVTAAAMCELAGAVGIIMHLREDRRHVQDRDIELISKTIQTDFHFEMAATEEMQQIALRIDPATVCLVPEKREELTTEGGLNCIGQEKRLTEYLAPLHEKGIGSSLFIDADTDQIKAAKAIGAEYVEIHTGHFADAPTRSEQKAELARIIDGIKMSQDLGLKVNLGHGLNYVNILDFADVPGICEYSIGHSIMSRAIYVGIDRAVRDMVEIIRNFAD; from the coding sequence ATGCCCTTCTTATGCGTCAATGTTGACCATGTAGCTACTATCAGGCAGGCACGCCTTGGAATAGAACCGGACCCCGTTACTGCAGCCGCTATGTGCGAACTCGCCGGAGCAGTAGGCATTATCATGCACCTGCGCGAAGACCGCAGACATGTGCAGGACCGCGATATCGAACTGATCAGTAAAACCATTCAGACTGATTTTCATTTTGAAATGGCAGCAACCGAAGAAATGCAGCAGATTGCCCTGCGCATCGATCCTGCAACAGTCTGCCTTGTACCTGAAAAACGCGAAGAGCTTACCACTGAAGGCGGCCTGAACTGCATTGGTCAGGAAAAACGTCTCACCGAATATCTTGCCCCGCTGCACGAAAAAGGAATCGGCTCCAGCCTGTTCATCGACGCTGATACCGACCAGATTAAAGCAGCTAAGGCGATCGGTGCGGAATATGTTGAAATTCATACCGGACATTTTGCTGATGCTCCGACCCGTTCCGAGCAGAAGGCAGAACTGGCCCGCATCATCGACGGCATCAAGATGTCACAGGATCTCGGACTCAAGGTCAATCTCGGTCACGGCCTGAACTACGTAAACATCCTCGATTTCGCAGATGTTCCCGGAATTTGCGAATATTCCATCGGACACTCCATCATGTCCCGTGCAATCTACGTTGGTATTGATCGCGCTGTCCGTGACATGGTTGAAATTATTAGAAACTTTGCTGATTAA
- a CDS encoding holo-[acyl-carrier-protein] synthase codes for MIIGLGIDITELDRIKRSLDKYGERFAEKILTPAEMELIPSKNPVPYVAARFAAKEAAVKALGTGFAEGITFHTIEITRMKSGAPQLNFLGKALERSKSIGVEGVHISITHGRDSAAAVVVLEK; via the coding sequence ATGATCATCGGACTTGGAATAGATATAACTGAACTTGACCGCATCAAGCGTTCGCTGGATAAATACGGCGAACGCTTTGCGGAAAAAATCCTTACTCCTGCGGAGATGGAACTTATCCCGTCTAAGAATCCAGTTCCCTACGTTGCTGCCCGCTTCGCAGCTAAAGAAGCAGCAGTAAAAGCACTAGGGACCGGATTTGCCGAAGGAATAACATTCCACACAATTGAAATAACACGCATGAAATCCGGAGCGCCACAACTTAACTTCCTAGGTAAAGCTCTTGAACGCAGCAAATCAATCGGCGTTGAAGGTGTCCATATCTCTATCACTCATGGCAGAGATTCCGCAGCAGCAGTAGTTGTGTTGGAGAAATAA